In the genome of Anabaena cylindrica PCC 7122, the window AAATGCCCAAATGGGTGGGGATATCGGTCAAGTTGTGATTGTGGCAATTACTGATGGTCGTGGTAATATTCCTCTGGCTCGTTCTTTAGGAGAACCCATAGAACCAGGAGAAAAGCCAGATATTAAAGCCGAATTATTAGATATTGCAGGCAGAATTCGGGCTTCGGGGATGCAATTGTTAGTAATTGATACTGAGAGTAAATTTGTATCAACTGGCTTTGCAAAGGAATTGTCAAAAGCAGCCGGTGGTAAATATTATCACCTACCGAAAGCGACTGATAAAGCGATCGCGGCTATGACTAGAGGAGCTATAGCAGACATGAAATCAAAGTAAAAAACAATGTAGAGACGAGAATTCCTATATGAGGAACGTCTCTACAGAAAAACGCAAGTTAGATGCAGTTAAAATCAGAGTAGATTGATATCGCTAGTGGTAACAATGGAGTTTAAATATATGACTCAGCTAACACCAAAACAACCAGCAAGAAGAGGACGAATTTTCCCTGAACTAACTTTATCACCAGAAGAATTAGCTAAACGTGAAGCGGAAAGAGAAGCTTTTCATAAACGTTGTCGAGCAATTTTTGAGCGTGTTCGTCCTGAGTTGATTAAAGAACATTATAATTGGTATATTGCCGTAGAACCAGATAGCGGTGATTATTTTGTTGATCAAAATATGGAAGTTGCTAGTAAACAAGCCAGGGACAAACATCCTCATGTGATACACTTTCTATTTCGGATCAATGAAAATGGAGTAACCGGGAGAATATGATACATGGTTATTTTGGTGATGAGGGGCAGCTATTTTTTGAAGTTGAATTAATTAGTGCTGATGGTTTAAATATGCCTGTAGATACCTTGTTAGATACAGGTTTTACAGGCTTTATGGCTATTAATAAACAAGATCTAGATGCTTTGAATTGGGAATTTATTAGTGAACAAAGAATGCGAACTGCACAGGGAATAAAAATTTTTGATATTTATTTAGGTAAGGTGATATTGGATAATCAAGAGTATGAAATTCCTGTTTATGCTGGAGATCAGTTGACGGAGATTTTATTGGGTTCAAGGTGGTTGGAATTTTTGCCTTTGGTGGTGAATTTTCAAGCTGGTATTTTGACTTTGGGATGAATAATTTTGGAGAAATAAACTACGAAGACACTTTCGCGTAGCGTCCCGTCCCGTAGGGAAGCAAAGAGTGCCAAGAAAAGAAGAGAGAAGAGTTATTTTTAGTTAATTGTTAAATGAAAGTAGAAATTATTAATCTTTAAAATCCAAAATATTTACTAATAATTCCGCTATCTCTAAAAGCTGATCAGGTTGATTATCAATTAGCCATTCAGTAAGCTTGACGGAGTGTGTTGTTTTAGAAAATGGTAATCGCGTGTCACAAAAATGTACAAATAATTCCTTTAGCAGCTTTGCACCATCAACTTTACAAAACCAATCATTATCTGAAATTTTCTCAATTTTTACATCTTTTGGAAAATAATCAGGTTCGTATTTATTTTTATCAATCCATTCTTTAACGTCTTCAATAGCAAGCTTTTCTTCACGGTTTTCGTCACATTCATTAATGACTGCTATTATTGCTTCTGGATGAAGTAGATAATTTTCATACATACGTCGAGGCAGTAATTTAACAGGTTTTTTACTTCTCTTCTGCAACTCCTTTTCATCATTATCCGACCTAGTCTCACGGTCAAATAAGAATCCAATAGCAGGTGGAAATAAGCTTGAACCCCCACTAAGCTTGTCATAGATATCAAATATCAAATTAGCATTTTTATTATCTAAACGTCCTACATCCTGAACAGCCAAAATTGTAGTACCTAATAATGATTTCCTAGCTACTTTTTCTAAAATTAATGGAAAGCATATTTGCTCTGTCGGACCTTCTACCCAAAGAATATTATCAGCACCAAAAACGTCTGATAAACTCACACCAACTTCTGCTAAAAGTGACCGTTGTTCTCTTGCTTCTTTAGCATTTATTACTGATACTTTAGTTTCACAGTCTTCATATTTAAGCATGATAATTTTAGAAGGATTAGCAGCATTAATTATCGTTGGTGAATGAGTAGCTATAAAATACTGGTGCTGTGGGAATTCTTTCAATATTTCAATGAGTTTTTTTGCTGCCCCTGGATGTAAAAATGATTGTGGTTCATCAATAATTATAGTTCGCGGTTCTGATGAATTCATGACAACATATAGGATAGCTAATACTTGACCGATACCTGTACCACAAGATGATAAAGAAACAGCTAAATCTACCCTTTCGGTTTCTGGTTGTATATTCCAAACCATAATTTCTAGCTGATTATTCTCCCTGGGTTCAACGGCTATTCTTTTAATATGGGGAAAAATTTGATTTATGTATTTGTTATACCTGTCAAAAGCTGTTGAGTTTCGACTTTGTAAACCACTCAAAACTTCAGCTAAATTAGATGCGTTTGGTTCTAAAACTGACTTATTTCCAAAAGCACACTTGCTAATATTTAATCGTTCAGCATAGAATCTGTATATACGGCTTTTAAAGAGTAGGAATAGCTTGTAAGTGATTGTTTCTTCATTACCACCCTCATAGATTT includes:
- a CDS encoding AAA family ATPase, with amino-acid sequence MYLSKFKISNYKSFQDSRLLKFTPGINIIVGQNNAGKTALLEALTLNFDNIPHRSIKTLPTQSSITKEISKSEITLLLQNQELRNFLDYLESSLGIPYPNYYEESGGSWEGTPKDIDELVKSYFQKILDSQDLIEINLSLSSINNQIIVENDKISKRLNFNLYLPKIKKDKIKYDFIKIKKENGYSYSPEFIYEKVSVPDYGDTWERSDVEIYEGGNEETITYKLFLLFKSRIYRFYAERLNISKCAFGNKSVLEPNASNLAEVLSGLQSRNSTAFDRYNKYINQIFPHIKRIAVEPRENNQLEIMVWNIQPETERVDLAVSLSSCGTGIGQVLAILYVVMNSSEPRTIIIDEPQSFLHPGAAKKLIEILKEFPQHQYFIATHSPTIINAANPSKIIMLKYEDCETKVSVINAKEAREQRSLLAEVGVSLSDVFGADNILWVEGPTEQICFPLILEKVARKSLLGTTILAVQDVGRLDNKNANLIFDIYDKLSGGSSLFPPAIGFLFDRETRSDNDEKELQKRSKKPVKLLPRRMYENYLLHPEAIIAVINECDENREEKLAIEDVKEWIDKNKYEPDYFPKDVKIEKISDNDWFCKVDGAKLLKELFVHFCDTRLPFSKTTHSVKLTEWLIDNQPDQLLEIAELLVNILDFKD